One Littorina saxatilis isolate snail1 linkage group LG1, US_GU_Lsax_2.0, whole genome shotgun sequence genomic window carries:
- the LOC138981663 gene encoding uncharacterized protein: MVQGSNGFDDESVDRELARFRSQGESLGLQGATLAQFVMAQVRREAAIVEERVAQAKLRKEERRQRKEERELQEKKEEARRQAEAAQRREEIEARRQEEEARRKEERELQEKKEEARRKKEEARRKEEEARRKEEEARRKDEAAQRREEREFQERKEEARRQEEEARRRDEAERRQEERRIREEELQASEARWKEELALRTGGTEREPSFDKYRVKMSFCDDSVNIDDYLLHFERTATTHRWSRATWAGRLADQLKGRAERAYLRMTPEDASDYDMLKVALLEEFHHTPEHYRREFRNITKQGDENFVQFSRRLQTLLDQWIAMSQCAGDYDRLYDLILREQLMSNFRGELFQYVSDKKPATAKEAAVLAFTHLESKRDARLFNAKRNIGGQMDEEEKKKEKTTSNGGTKTGGGSEEQAEQSEGQVRPVEGSRNKKTNWNREYNNRVICHRCKKTGHIARECTANACMTTEQDDQTRSSEPSEPLCKDCEKIPFRPMGRCKVNGRDAISLRDSGADKTMVKAAFVRPEDYTSGTVHVEFADLDCTKTYPLAWVDVESPYICERILAIVNDNIRPDIFLGNLAQLTSGDWVEVSMYPRRALCAAVTTRAQAEAGTRPVKPVVVVQIEGLQVTPDQLKVLQQEDETLVRAKRLAKEGKQIQAGKGMVEFKMSRGILKRVYREKKLECSQICVPRSLRKGLLKFAHDTPMAGHLGTKKTRERLWADFYWPGLCEDVRRYCQSCDRCQKVTPKGRVAKVPLGQMPLPNAPFEKVAVDLVGPIKPAADSGARFILVMVDYATRYPEAVALKSIEAEKVAEALWTMWTRLGIPKEVLSDQGGQFTGAVMREVHRLLAVKGRTTTPYHAQCNGLVERFNGTLKAMIKKLCVEDPKTWDRFIPGVLFAYREVPQESTGFSPFELLYGRTVRGPMAILRDLWTKEGEDGKEAQTASEYVLNLRDRIEETCKIAREHLCEEAVRQKKHYDRGAKRRTFEAGDRALLLLPLKKNKLEMAWRGPYVVEERVGECDYRIRIGPKQKLFHANMLKKYVERPAAIATVCVVDEGEEWETVQSSHEDIPLIPLTSEETIEDVHLDPETPELHIGIKEILKDNKDVITDMPRRTSLAECSMRLAHDEPVRVRQFPLPFTTRDIIAKEVDAMLKMGVIEPSVSPYSSPIVIVEKKDGKKRFCSDYRRLNKIVEFDAEPMPNMEAMFAKLSKAKYLSKIDLAKGYWQIPMAAEDKPKTAFTTPQGCYQWTVMPFGLKTSGAIFSRMMRSLLSPLDMIEIDNFIDDILVATETVERHLECLRALFQRLQEASLSARPSKCYLGFRRLEYLGHMVGNGVIQPEEGKMDKIAKMPRPTTKRQIRSFLGLAGFYRRFVPGFADIALPLTDATKKSQPNKVRWTKPMQVALDTLKVKLSTEPVCKLPDFSVPFTLRTDASGVGLGAMLLQDQGDGMQMVACASKKLLPAERNYSTIERECLAVVWGVRKFGPYLYGKPFCIQSDHKPLEYLEGLKATNKRLMRWALALQPYMYTIQAIPGRDNVGADLLSRSEE, from the coding sequence ATGGTCCAAGGTTCTAATGGGTTTGACGATGAGTCGGTAGACAGGGAGTTAGCACGGTTCCGTAGTCAGGGTGAAAGCTTGGGTTTGCAAGGGGCGACGTTGGCCCAGTTTGTGATGGCCCAAGTGCGCAGGGAGGCGGCCATCGTCGAGGAGAGAGTGGCGCAGGCGAAGTTGCGGAAGGAAGAGCGGCGACAACGCAAAGAGGAACGAGAACttcaggagaagaaagaagaagctcgACGCCAAGCAGAAGCAGCCCAGCGTAGGGAAGAGATAGAGGCCAGACGCCAGGAAGAAGAAGCCCGACGTAAAGAGGAACGTGAACttcaggagaagaaagaagaagctcgACGCAAGAAAGAAGAAGCTCGACGCAAGGAAGAAGAAGCTCGACGCAAGGAAGAAGAAGCCCGACGCAAGGATGAGGCGGCCCAAAGGAGAGAGGAACGGGAGTtccaagaaaggaaagaagaagcaCGACGCCAAGAGGAAGAAGCCCGGCGCAGAGATGAGGCAGAGCGACGCCAGGAGGAGCGTCGCATACGGGAAGAGGAACTGCAAGCAAGTGAGGCGAGGTGGAAAGAGGAGTTAGCTCTGCGCACAGGGGGGACTGAGAGAGAACCGAGTTTTGACAAATACCGGGTAAAGATGTCCTTCTGTGATGACTCTGTCAACATTGACGACTACCTCCTCCACTTCGAGCGAACAGCGACAACACACAGGTGGAGCAGGGCGACATGGGCAGGTCGATTAGCAGACCAATTGAAGGGTCGCGCAGAGAGAGCATATCTACGGATGACTCCCGAGGATGCCAGCGACTACGATATGCTCAAGGTTGCGCTGTTAGAAGAGTTCCATCATACTCCAGAACACTACCGCCGGGAATTCAGAAACATCACAAAGCAAGGGGACGAGAACTTTGTACAGTTTAGTCGTCGGCTGCAGACCCTGTTGGATCAATGGATAGCGATGTCACAGTGTGCGGGAGACTATGACCGGCTGTATGACCTGATCCTGAGAGAACAGTTGATGTCAAATTTCCGGGGTGAGCTGTTCCAGTACGTCAGCGATAAAAAGCCAGCTACAGCCAAGGAAGCGGCGGTGTTAGCGTTCACTCACTTGGAATCAAAACGGGACGCCAGATTGTTCAACGCAAAACGTAACATCGGGGGCCAAATGGAcgaggaggaaaagaaaaaggagAAGACTACAAGCAACGGGGGTACCAAGACCGGAGGGGGATCGGAGGAACAGGCAGAGCAGTCAGAGGGCCAAGTGAGGCCAGTAGAGGGCAGCAGGAACAAAAAGACGAACTGGAATCGGGAATACAACAATCGGGTGATATGTCATAGGTGCAAGAAGACGGGACACATTGCCAGGGAGTGTACCGCGAACGCCTGCATGACGACCGAGCAAGATGACCAGACGAGATCTTCCGAGCCGTCAGAGCCGTTGTGCAAAGACTGCGAGAAAATTCCATTTCGGCCGATGGGAAGGTGCAAGGTTAACGGGAGAGACGCAATCAGTCTACGTGATTCAGGGGCAGACAAGACCATGGTAAAGGCTGCATTTGTTAGGCCTGAGGATTACACCAGCGGGACAGTGCACGTAGAGTTTGCCGACTTAGACTGCACAAAGACGTATCCCTTAGCATGGGTTGACGTAGAATCGCCGTACATCTGTGAGAGGATTCTTGCCATCGTGAACGACAACATCAGGCCTGACATTTTTCTGGGAAACCTGGCCCAGCTTACGAGCGGAGACTGGGTGGAAGTATCGATGTATCCCAGACGGGCGTTGTGTGCGGCAGTGACAACCAGAGCACAGGCTGAAGCAGGTACACGGCCGGTGAaaccggtggtggtggtgcagaTTGAAGGGCTGCAAGTGACTCCGGATCAGCTGAAAGTCTTGCAACAGGAAGATGAAACACTAGTGCGCGCAAAACGACTGGCGAAGGAAGGGAAACAGATACAAGCAGGAAAGGGCATGGTGGAGTTCAAGATGTCTCGTGGGATACTAAAGAGGGTTTATCGGGAGAAGAAATTGGAGTGTTCACAAATATGCGTTCCCAGATCCTTGAGGAAAGGACTACTCAAGTTCGCCCACGACACACCCATGGCAGGACATCTGGGAACCAAGAAGACCCGCGAACGTCTATGGGCAGATTTTTATTGGCCAGGCCTGTGCGAAGACGTGCGACGATACTGTCAGTCCTGCGACCGATGCCAAAAAGTCACGCCGAAGGGACGAGTTGCCAAAGTGCCGCTTGGGCAAATGCCTCTGCCCAATGCTCCATTTGAGAAGGTGGCGGTGGATTTGGTGGGGCCAATCAAGCCAGCAGCTGACAGTGGTGCGAGATTCATCCTGGTGATGGTGGACTATGCGACGCGCTACCCCGAGGCTGTGGCACTTAAGTCCATCGAGGCAGAGAAGGTGGCTGAAGCGCTGTGGACTATGTGGACGAGGTTGGGGATACCCAAGGAGGTCCTGTCGGACCAGGGTGGACAGTTCACTGGGGCCGTCATGCGAGAAGTTCACCGGTTGCTCGCCGTCAAGGGACGAACCACTACGCCGTACCATGCGCAATGCAACGGCTTGGTTGAAAGGTTTAATGGCACATTGAAAGCCATGATCAAGAAATTGTGTGTGGAGGACCCTAAGACATGGGATCGGTTTATCCCAGGTGTCTTGTTCGCATACAGGGAGGTTCCGCAGGAAAGTACTGGGTTCTCCCCATTTGAGTTGCTGTACGGCCGTACGGTGAGGGGACCCATGGCCATCTTGAGGGATCTCTGGacaaaagaaggagaagacggGAAGGAAGCGCAGACTGCGTCCGAGTACGTGTTGAACCTCCGGGACCGAATAGAGGAAACATGCAAAATTGCCAGGGAACATCTGTGTGAGGAAGCCGTGCGCCAGAAGAAGCACTACGACCGTGGGGCCAAACGCCGAACCTTCGAGGCTGGAGATCGCGCTCTTCTACTCCTGCCTCTCAAGAAAAACAAGTTGGAGATGGCTTGGCGAGGACCCTACGTCGTGGAGGAAAGAGTGGGCGAGTGTGACTACCGCATCAGGATAGGGCCCAAGCAGAAATTGTTCCACGCCAACATGCTGAAGAAGTATGTGGAGCGGCCTGCAGCGATAGCAACGGTGTGTGTGGTGGATGAAGGGGAGGAGTGGGAAACAGTGCAGTCATCTCACGAAGACATTCCGTTGATACCACTGACGTCAGAGGAAACGATCGAAGATGTGCACTTGGATCCAGAGACGCCAGAACTGCATATAGGGATCAAGGAAATCCTCAAGGACAACAAGGATGTCATCACTGATATGCCACGGAGGACGTCGCTGGCAGAGTGTAGCATGCGGTTGGCGCATGACGAACCAGTTAGAGTCCGTCAGTTCCCCTTGCCATTCACGACGCGGGACATTATCGCCAAAGAAGTCGACGcgatgttgaagatgggggtcattgAACCGTCGGTGTCCCCATACAGCTCTCCAATCGTGATCGTGGAGAAGAAAGACGGAAAAAAGAGGTTCTGCTCCGACTACCGCCGTTTGAACAAGATAGTGGAGTTTGACGCCGAACCTATGCCAAACATGGAGGCCATGTTCGCCAAGCTCAGCAAGGCGAAATATCTATCCAAGATAGATCTGGCAAAAGGATACTGGCAGATCCCTATGGCGGCAGAAGACAAGCCCAAGACCGCATTCACAACACCGCAGGGGTGTTACCAGTGGACGGTGATGCCGTTTGGGTTGAAGACGTCAGGAGCCATCTTTTCAAGGATGATGAGGAGTCTGTTGAGCCCTCTCGACATGATCGAGATCGACAATTTCATTGACGACATATTAGTGGCAACTGAAACCGTGGAGCGTCATTTGGAGTGTCTCAGAGCTTTATTCCAGCGGCTGCAGGAAGCATCGTTGTCAGCTCGACCATCCAAGTGTTACTTGGGGTTTAGACGACTGGAGTACCTGGGACACATGGTGGGAAATGGAGTGATTCAACCCGAGGAAGGGAAGATGGACAAGATAGCGAAGATGCCCAGGCCAACAACAAAGCGGCAGATCCGATCCTTCCTAGGACTAGCCGGATTCTACCGTCGATTTGTGCCGGGTTTTGCGGACATTGCACTTCCGCTGACAGACGCAACCAAGAAGTCACAGCCCAACAAGGTCAGATGGACGAAGCCTATGCAGGTGGCCCTTGATACGCTGAAAGTGAAGTTATCCACAGAGCCGGTGTGCAAGCTGCCGGATTTCTCCGTGCCTTTCACTCTTCGCACAGATGCATCCGGTGTTGGGTTGGGGGCGATGCTACTCCAAGACCAGGGGGACGGGATGCAGATGGTGGCCTGTGCGAGCAAAAAGTTGCTGCCAGCGGAGCGTAACTACAGTACCATCGAGCGCGAGTGCTTGGCGGTGGTGTGGGGGGTGCGGAAGTTTGGCCCGTACCTCTACGGAAAACCTTTCTGCATTCAGTCCGACCACAAACCCTTAGAGTACCTGGAGGGTTTGAAGGCGACTAACAAGAGGTTGATGCGGTGGGCGTTGGCTCTGCAACCCTACATGTATACCATCCAGGCGATTCCTGGAAGAGACAACGTGGGGGCCGACTTGCTCAGTCGCTCGGAAGAGTAG